The following proteins are co-located in the Procambarus clarkii isolate CNS0578487 chromosome 4, FALCON_Pclarkii_2.0, whole genome shotgun sequence genome:
- the LOC138370410 gene encoding ABC transporter F family member 4-like codes for MRVPAACPCASRGEQQQQQQQQQQQQETAAPALSSRLLALVSIYQELRSSVKNETERLRLKTLKMKCFVTLGCWLGSAATEEEEEEEEEEEEEEEEEEREEEEVEKEE; via the exons ATGAGGGTGCCTGCAGCTTGCCCCTGTGCAAGCAgaggggagcagcagcagcagcagcagcagcagcaacagcagcaggagacagCCGCCCCGGCATTGTCTAGCAGACTCCTGGCTCTCGTGTCAATTTACCAA GAACTGCGTTCATCCGTCAAGAATGAGACGGAGAGGCTGCGTTTGAAGACTCTTAAGATGAAATG CTTTGTCACCCTTGGCTGTTGGCTGGGGTCGGCGgcgacggaggaggaggaggaggaggaggaggaggaggaggaggaggaggaggaggaggagagagaagaagaagaagtagaGAAAGAGGAATAG
- the LOC138370402 gene encoding S-antigen protein-like, protein MASKLTMAWSEDSIEAGRIQRQFIVKNYWTKVKTRTKGRTPPPAALNLPAKKGDAALNLPEKKGDAAFNLPAKKGDAALNLPAKKGDAALNLPAKKGDAALNLPAKKGDAALNLPAKKGDAALNLPAKKGDAALNLPAKKGDAALNLPEKKGDAALNLPAKKGDAALNLPAKKVDAAVNLPAKISSSWQQ, encoded by the exons ATGGCTTCTAAATTAACAATGGCCTGGAGTGAGGATTCTATAGAGGCAGGGAGAATTCAGAGGCAATTTATCGTCAAGAATTACTGGACCAAAGTGAAGACAAGGACAAAA GGACGGACGCCTCCGCCCGCCGCCCTCAACCTTCCCGCCAAGAAGGGTGACGCCGCCCTCAACCTTCCCGAAAAGAAGGGTGACGCCGCCTTCAACCTTCCCGCCAAGAAGGGTGACGCCGCCCTCAACCTTCCCGCCAAGAAGGGTGACGCCGCCCTCAACCTTCCCGCCAAGAAGGGTGACGCCGCCCTCAACCTTCCCGCCAAGAAGGGTGACGCCGCCCTCAACCTTCCCGCCAAGAAGGGTGACGCCGCCCTCAACCTTCCCGCCAAGAAGGGTGACGCCGCCCTCAACCTTCCCGCCAAGAAGGGTGACGCCGCCCTCAACCTTCCCGAAAAGAAGGGTGACGCCGCCCTCAACCTTCCCGCCAAGAAGGGTGACGCCGCCCTCAACCTTCCCGCCAAAAAGGTAGACGCCGCCGTCAACCTTCCCGCCAAGATCTCCAGCTCCtggcagcagtag